The following are encoded in a window of Polycladomyces subterraneus genomic DNA:
- a CDS encoding class I SAM-dependent methyltransferase, whose product MMRPLEKILVEEISRAPGGSIPFIRFMELALYHPLWGYYQQKWPKWGKHGDYYTSPMVGDVFGRVMSGVLETMHRSFCRTGSWAVVEFGGGDGRWAEQLLEGLRESAAFSSLTYVMVETSADHRRRQRERLARFGSKIVWTERPEAVFSSVPCVILSNELIDAFPVHRLRKENGQWREIHISWDERRRLHEVTRPITDPALLRYVGQWQESWPDGTETEVNTRARAWLNQMAENLWEGYIVTFDYGGREKEVRGPHRPQGTIRCYSRHHVHRRLYDDPGEADITADVNFDDLMRWGRKAGLETVWYGTQSRFLVATGILRLLTEHHDPDPFSVSARRNRSIRHLVLSEGMGERFRVLIQAKGVKIDELAERLRTGE is encoded by the coding sequence ATGATGCGGCCTCTGGAGAAGATATTGGTGGAAGAAATTAGCCGAGCCCCCGGCGGTTCGATCCCATTTATCCGGTTTATGGAGCTGGCTTTGTACCATCCGCTTTGGGGGTATTATCAACAGAAATGGCCGAAATGGGGCAAGCATGGAGATTACTACACCAGTCCGATGGTGGGGGACGTGTTTGGTCGTGTCATGAGCGGTGTCCTTGAAACGATGCACCGCTCTTTTTGCAGGACAGGATCTTGGGCGGTTGTTGAATTCGGCGGAGGGGACGGCCGCTGGGCAGAACAGTTGCTGGAAGGACTGAGGGAATCAGCAGCATTTTCATCTCTCACCTATGTCATGGTGGAGACAAGTGCGGATCATCGGCGTCGGCAACGGGAGCGGCTGGCCCGATTCGGTTCAAAGATCGTGTGGACGGAGCGACCGGAAGCTGTGTTCAGCTCCGTTCCCTGCGTCATACTTAGTAACGAACTGATCGATGCGTTTCCTGTACATCGGTTGCGCAAAGAAAACGGACAGTGGCGGGAAATTCACATCTCCTGGGATGAGCGGCGTCGCCTGCATGAGGTCACGCGTCCGATCACCGATCCCGCGTTGCTCCGTTACGTGGGGCAATGGCAGGAATCGTGGCCGGACGGGACGGAAACCGAGGTCAACACCCGGGCACGGGCGTGGCTCAATCAAATGGCCGAAAATTTGTGGGAGGGGTATATCGTCACCTTCGACTATGGCGGAAGGGAAAAAGAAGTGCGCGGACCCCATCGACCGCAGGGAACGATTCGCTGTTATTCCCGGCATCATGTGCATCGGCGCTTGTATGATGATCCCGGCGAAGCGGACATCACCGCTGACGTCAATTTTGACGATTTGATGCGTTGGGGGAGGAAAGCAGGTCTGGAGACGGTCTGGTATGGCACACAATCGCGTTTTCTTGTCGCCACCGGCATTTTGCGCTTATTGACCGAACACCATGACCCAGATCCGTTCAGTGTATCCGCCCGTCGGAACCGGTCCATCCGTCATCTCGTTCTATCCGAGGGGATGGGGGAACGGTTCCGCGTGTTGATTCAGGCAAAAGGGGTTAAGATCGATGAGCTGGCAGAACGCCTACGTACCGGGGAATAA
- a CDS encoding RsfA family transcriptional regulator — protein MVVKRQDAWTPDDDLVLAEVTLRHIREGSTQLAAFEEVAEKLGRTPAACGFRWNSFVRKKYEAAIQIAKSQRQKRNKEKGRISRVRVLSEQLDHGEDHLLSLDSIIRFLRTHKNEVAELKRQQRQLEQEIKEREEQIRQLSKENEEMKSQLNHVQTDYQVVNDDYKALIQIMDRARKLALLEEEDDEKLKTKFKMDENGNLERIDK, from the coding sequence ATGGTGGTGAAAAGACAAGACGCATGGACGCCGGATGACGATCTTGTCCTGGCAGAGGTGACATTGCGTCATATTCGTGAGGGTAGTACACAGTTGGCCGCTTTTGAAGAAGTGGCAGAGAAGCTGGGACGGACGCCGGCTGCATGCGGATTCCGCTGGAACAGCTTTGTGAGGAAAAAGTATGAGGCGGCCATTCAGATTGCTAAATCGCAGCGGCAAAAACGAAACAAAGAAAAAGGTCGTATCTCACGTGTACGCGTATTGAGCGAGCAATTGGATCACGGGGAAGACCATCTGTTGTCCCTGGATTCCATCATCCGTTTTCTGCGCACACACAAAAACGAAGTGGCTGAGTTAAAGCGTCAACAAAGACAATTGGAACAGGAAATCAAGGAGCGAGAAGAACAGATTCGGCAATTGTCAAAGGAAAACGAAGAGATGAAGAGCCAACTCAATCACGTGCAGACCGACTACCAAGTTGTCAACGACGATTACAAAGCCCTGATTCAAATCATGGACAGGGCGAGGAAGTTGGCGCTGTTGGAGGAAGAAGACGACGAAAAGCTGAAAACCAAGTTTAAAATGGACGAAAACGGAAATCTGGAGCGGATCGACAAATAA
- a CDS encoding hydroxymethylglutaryl-CoA lyase gives MTRVTIVEVGLRDGLQNESVILPVDVKRRIAEGLIRAGVKEIEATSFVHPRWVPQLADAAELAAQLPRGQGVRYRALVPNAKGLERALSSPIDEYAVFLSASETHNRKNINKSIDETYPVLAEVVERAQAAGKRVRGYVSTVFGCPYEGDVPVSQVVRVCERLLEMGVYEISLGDTIGVATPKKVKETLEVLLRYMPVERLAGHFHDTRGTALVNAYVSLEMGIRTLDGAFGGLGGCPYAPGASGNVATEELVYFLEQEGIETGIDLEALCRVSVEVQKQLGRPLSSKVLQSVIAEWSSVGKGEA, from the coding sequence TTGACTCGGGTAACCATCGTGGAAGTCGGACTACGGGACGGACTGCAAAACGAATCGGTCATTCTGCCCGTCGATGTGAAGCGACGTATCGCCGAGGGATTGATCCGGGCAGGGGTCAAGGAGATTGAAGCTACTTCATTCGTTCACCCTCGCTGGGTTCCTCAACTGGCTGATGCGGCGGAGTTGGCGGCCCAATTGCCGAGAGGACAAGGTGTTCGTTACCGCGCACTAGTTCCCAACGCCAAAGGGTTAGAACGGGCTTTGTCCAGCCCGATCGACGAATACGCCGTTTTTCTTTCCGCTAGTGAAACCCATAACCGGAAAAACATCAACAAATCAATTGACGAAACCTACCCGGTGCTGGCGGAAGTGGTGGAACGAGCCCAAGCGGCGGGCAAGCGGGTGCGCGGATATGTGTCGACGGTGTTTGGGTGTCCTTACGAGGGGGACGTCCCGGTTTCTCAAGTGGTGCGGGTATGTGAACGCCTGCTCGAAATGGGTGTCTATGAAATCTCCCTTGGAGATACGATCGGCGTGGCCACGCCCAAAAAGGTGAAAGAAACGCTGGAAGTGCTGCTCCGGTACATGCCGGTGGAACGCTTGGCAGGTCATTTTCACGATACGCGGGGAACAGCACTGGTCAATGCGTACGTGTCGCTGGAAATGGGGATCCGCACCTTGGATGGTGCGTTCGGCGGTCTGGGCGGCTGCCCGTATGCGCCGGGTGCGTCGGGGAATGTGGCCACGGAAGAGCTGGTTTATTTTTTGGAACAAGAAGGGATCGAAACGGGCATCGACCTGGAAGCACTCTGCCGGGTCAGCGTGGAAGTGCAAAAGCAGCTTGGTCGACCGTTGTCCTCCAAGGTGTTGCAAAGCGTGATCGCAGAGTGGTCGTCGGTAGGGAAGGGGGAAGCGTGA
- a CDS encoding acetyl-CoA carboxylase biotin carboxylase subunit — MQTILIANRGEIARRIARTCRARGFRVVAVYSEADQDMPFVREADVAIAIGPPPVAQSYLNIDAIIQAAKQSGADAIHPGYGLLSENATFARKVQAAGLVFIGPRPEVIERMGDKVTARRTMEEAGVPVVPGTEGGISGEEEALAEAGRIGYPVMIKASAGGGGIGMQVCRTPDELKKALPIVQSKAKAYFGDSAVFLERLIERPRHVEVQVAADSQGNTVHLFERECSVQRRNQKVVEESLSPSIRPETRERLYEAAVRAAEAVGYTGVGTVEFLVDEQERIYFLEMNTRLQVEHPVTEMVTGQDLVDWQLDIAEGKPLPLRQHEIKARGHAVEYRIYAEDPTTFLPSPGTIHAITVPEGEGIRVDAGVEAGNQVTPFYDPMIAKLIVSGPTRETVLEKSRAALEQFQVEGIRTNLPLLRALLDHPEFVDGQYDTQLLQHFRVDGGVKR, encoded by the coding sequence ATTCAAACCATCCTCATCGCCAATCGTGGAGAGATTGCCAGACGAATCGCTCGAACATGCCGTGCACGCGGTTTCCGCGTCGTCGCGGTGTATTCCGAGGCGGATCAGGACATGCCCTTTGTTCGGGAGGCTGACGTGGCGATCGCCATCGGTCCGCCTCCGGTGGCGCAAAGTTATTTGAATATAGACGCCATCATCCAGGCGGCAAAACAATCGGGAGCCGATGCGATCCATCCCGGTTACGGTTTGCTTTCCGAAAATGCGACTTTCGCGCGAAAAGTGCAGGCGGCCGGCCTCGTGTTTATCGGTCCGCGGCCGGAAGTGATCGAACGAATGGGCGACAAGGTGACGGCGCGTCGCACGATGGAGGAGGCCGGCGTCCCCGTCGTCCCCGGAACGGAAGGGGGCATAAGCGGGGAGGAGGAAGCGCTGGCAGAAGCAGGGCGAATCGGGTATCCCGTGATGATCAAAGCGAGCGCAGGTGGTGGCGGAATCGGGATGCAAGTGTGCCGAACGCCTGATGAACTGAAGAAAGCGCTTCCCATCGTGCAGTCCAAAGCAAAAGCGTATTTCGGCGATTCTGCCGTTTTTTTGGAGCGGTTGATCGAACGACCGCGCCATGTGGAAGTGCAAGTGGCCGCCGATTCGCAAGGGAATACGGTCCATCTGTTTGAGCGGGAGTGTTCCGTCCAGCGGCGCAATCAAAAAGTGGTGGAAGAGTCCCTCTCCCCGTCCATCCGTCCCGAAACGCGGGAGCGACTGTACGAGGCGGCGGTGCGGGCCGCAGAGGCGGTTGGATATACCGGAGTCGGTACAGTGGAGTTTCTGGTTGATGAGCAGGAACGCATCTATTTTCTCGAGATGAATACGCGCCTTCAGGTCGAACACCCGGTGACCGAGATGGTGACGGGTCAGGATCTGGTGGATTGGCAACTGGATATTGCAGAAGGAAAACCGCTCCCATTGAGGCAACACGAAATCAAGGCCCGGGGTCATGCAGTGGAATATCGGATTTATGCCGAGGATCCGACGACCTTCCTGCCGTCGCCGGGAACAATCCATGCGATAACGGTACCGGAAGGAGAGGGTATTCGCGTGGATGCGGGTGTGGAAGCCGGAAATCAGGTGACCCCGTTTTACGATCCAATGATCGCCAAACTGATCGTCAGCGGCCCGACGCGAGAAACGGTGTTGGAAAAAAGCCGCGCGGCATTGGAACAATTTCAGGTGGAAGGGATCCGCACCAATTTGCCCTTGTTACGTGCGTTACTGGATCACCCTGAATTTGTCGACGGGCAGTACGATACGCAGTTGCTGCAACATTTCCGAGTAGATGGAGGCGTCAAACGATGA
- a CDS encoding acyl-CoA carboxylase subunit beta — MQTTTVETLAQRAEKIKQGGAPKYHDRLAQQNKLFVRKRLELLFDDDFQLEDGLFANCLDESLPADGVVTVIGKVNGQKVCVMANDATVKAGSWGARTVEKIIRIQETAERLRIPMIYLVDSAGARITDQIEMFPGRRGAGRIFYNQVKLSGKIPQVCVLFGPSAAGGAYIPAFCDVVIMVDQNASMYLGSPRMAEMVIGEKVTLEEMGGARMHCTVSGCGDVLAANEEEAIAAARRYLSYFPANYAQKPPTASPKAPSVKARPVSEIVPDNQNTPFDMMELIEAIVDEDSFFEMKKLFARELITGFARINGCVVGIIANQSKVKGGVLFVDSADKAARFITLCDAFHIPLIFLADVPGFMIGTHVERAGIIRHGAKMIAAMSEATVPKISIIVRKAYGAGLYAMAGPAFEPDCCLALPTAQIAVMGPEAAVNAVYSNKIAELEEPERTQFIMQKREEYKKDIDIYRLASELIIDGIIEPDRLRGELIDRLEAYADKVMTFSDRKHPVYPV; from the coding sequence ATGCAAACAACGACAGTGGAAACACTGGCACAGCGTGCAGAGAAGATCAAACAGGGAGGCGCCCCCAAATATCACGACCGATTGGCCCAGCAAAACAAACTGTTTGTCCGCAAACGGCTGGAGTTGCTGTTTGACGACGATTTTCAGCTGGAGGACGGCTTGTTTGCCAATTGCCTGGACGAATCGCTTCCTGCCGACGGTGTGGTGACGGTAATCGGCAAGGTAAACGGGCAAAAGGTTTGCGTGATGGCCAATGATGCTACAGTGAAGGCTGGTTCATGGGGTGCCCGCACGGTGGAAAAAATCATCCGCATCCAGGAAACTGCCGAACGATTGCGCATCCCGATGATTTACCTGGTCGATTCCGCCGGCGCCCGGATCACGGATCAGATCGAGATGTTTCCGGGGAGAAGGGGAGCGGGCCGGATCTTTTACAACCAGGTGAAACTGTCAGGCAAGATTCCGCAAGTTTGTGTTCTGTTTGGTCCATCTGCCGCAGGGGGAGCGTACATCCCGGCATTTTGCGATGTGGTGATCATGGTCGATCAGAATGCCAGCATGTATCTGGGTTCGCCACGGATGGCCGAAATGGTGATCGGAGAGAAAGTGACGCTGGAAGAAATGGGTGGTGCTCGGATGCACTGTACCGTCAGCGGATGTGGAGATGTATTGGCTGCCAACGAAGAGGAAGCCATCGCGGCGGCGCGTCGCTACCTGAGCTATTTTCCGGCCAATTATGCGCAGAAGCCACCCACGGCCAGTCCGAAAGCCCCTTCCGTCAAAGCACGGCCGGTATCCGAGATCGTACCGGACAACCAAAATACGCCGTTTGACATGATGGAGCTGATTGAAGCCATTGTGGACGAGGATTCGTTTTTTGAGATGAAAAAGCTGTTCGCCAGGGAGTTGATCACCGGATTTGCCCGTATCAATGGCTGTGTTGTGGGCATCATCGCCAACCAATCCAAGGTCAAAGGCGGTGTGTTGTTCGTTGATTCGGCCGACAAAGCCGCGCGGTTCATCACGCTGTGCGACGCGTTTCACATCCCGCTCATCTTTTTGGCTGATGTCCCCGGTTTCATGATCGGCACACATGTGGAACGGGCCGGTATCATCCGTCATGGAGCCAAAATGATCGCAGCGATGTCGGAAGCAACTGTGCCTAAAATTTCAATCATCGTGCGCAAAGCCTACGGTGCCGGTTTGTACGCGATGGCGGGTCCCGCTTTTGAACCGGATTGCTGTCTGGCCCTTCCCACTGCACAGATCGCGGTGATGGGTCCGGAAGCGGCGGTTAATGCGGTGTACAGCAACAAGATCGCCGAATTGGAGGAGCCGGAGCGAACCCAATTCATCATGCAGAAGAGGGAAGAGTACAAAAAGGATATCGACATCTACCGCTTGGCTTCCGAATTGATCATCGACGGTATTATCGAACCGGACCGGTTGCGCGGGGAGTTGATTGACCGTTTGGAAGCGTACGCGGATAAGGTGATGACGTTCAGCGACCGCAAGCACCCGGTTTATCCGGTATAA
- a CDS encoding enoyl-CoA hydratase/isomerase family protein produces MQTLITEQKNRVGWIRFHRPDVRNAVNLQMMQELEEVLAKWKMDSDVKVLVLTGDERAFVSGGDLAEFHKLKTANAIQPVHARMGRLLDVLERLGKPTIAAVGGAAVGGGCEIAVSCDFRFASDTAQFGFIQAGLGITTGWGGGSRLIRLVGRSRALALLLTGKRIDSIQAFQYGLVDRVVPSDQLEEEVQRFAETIARTPLSVIEAYMELANRIRDGADPQELTEWESRTCSRLWESDVHHQAVEAFLRRTGRL; encoded by the coding sequence ATGCAGACATTGATCACCGAACAAAAGAATCGCGTCGGTTGGATTCGCTTTCATCGCCCCGATGTGCGCAATGCGGTCAACCTGCAAATGATGCAGGAGCTGGAAGAGGTGTTGGCAAAGTGGAAAATGGATTCCGATGTGAAAGTATTGGTGCTTACGGGGGATGAACGAGCATTTGTTTCCGGCGGTGATTTAGCAGAGTTTCACAAGCTGAAGACTGCAAATGCGATTCAACCGGTGCATGCACGGATGGGACGGCTGTTGGATGTTTTGGAGCGATTGGGAAAACCGACGATTGCTGCCGTCGGGGGAGCGGCTGTGGGAGGTGGATGTGAGATCGCGGTCAGCTGTGATTTCCGGTTTGCGTCAGATACTGCGCAGTTCGGATTTATTCAGGCTGGCTTGGGGATTACGACTGGATGGGGAGGCGGTTCACGGTTAATCCGCCTGGTGGGCCGAAGCCGCGCATTGGCACTGCTTTTGACAGGGAAGCGAATAGACAGCATCCAGGCGTTTCAGTACGGGTTAGTGGATCGAGTGGTCCCGTCGGATCAGTTGGAGGAAGAAGTCCAACGGTTTGCAGAAACCATCGCCCGCACGCCGTTGTCGGTTATTGAGGCGTATATGGAATTGGCCAACCGGATCCGAGACGGTGCTGACCCGCAGGAATTGACGGAGTGGGAGAGCAGGACCTGTTCCCGTCTGTGGGAGTCCGATGTACACCATCAAGCGGTTGAAGCTTTCTTGCGTCGGACCGGCCGATTGTAG
- a CDS encoding acetyl-CoA carboxylase biotin carboxyl carrier protein subunit, producing the protein MKTIQSNMAGTVLQVLVKPGDEVKSGQDVVILESMKMEIPIAAEADGRVKSVPVEIGSFVGEGDVLVELE; encoded by the coding sequence ATGAAAACGATTCAGTCGAATATGGCGGGGACCGTATTGCAGGTGTTGGTAAAACCGGGTGACGAAGTGAAATCGGGTCAGGACGTCGTCATTCTGGAATCGATGAAGATGGAGATCCCGATCGCTGCCGAAGCCGACGGTAGAGTGAAATCCGTACCGGTGGAGATCGGATCCTTTGTGGGCGAAGGAGACGTGTTGGTAGAGCTGGAGTGA
- a CDS encoding DUF2626 family protein: MDRMFRVLGFWCLAMGIMFLAGDMYSLALLFFAQTALFVVLGFMGFTERTYMYLFCGYMVIAFIGMVTYSFFFMPQG; this comes from the coding sequence ATGGATCGGATGTTCCGGGTGCTTGGGTTCTGGTGCCTGGCCATGGGTATCATGTTCTTGGCTGGCGACATGTACTCGTTGGCGCTGCTCTTTTTCGCCCAAACCGCATTGTTCGTCGTGCTGGGCTTCATGGGGTTCACCGAACGGACGTACATGTACCTGTTCTGTGGTTATATGGTCATCGCATTTATCGGCATGGTCACCTATTCATTCTTCTTCATGCCGCAAGGATGA
- a CDS encoding ketopantoate reductase family protein: MRIGVWGGGALGLLWAARLATLYPETVLVTRTREQADAVQYEGIHVIGQDGDVEQIPVQAVESNKVTDSFDVIMLMVKQRDFTTAFHQALSTCTPDGVVVCWQNGVGHDAVAKETHHTQEVYGAVTTEGAWRESMTTVRHTGTGQTWMGPLLGKREDHPSSLRSFIDRVDRRWCPVALEDDIQPRIWRKLIINSVINPLTALLEIENGELLRLPDAVALIREALEEGVAVVRAKGFRLEVDDIFNEVKVVCEKTATNRSSMYQDLMRGQLTEIDWINGGIVKEGRAYGIPTPIHETLIRLIHIKEKRNRR; encoded by the coding sequence ATGCGGATCGGCGTGTGGGGTGGCGGGGCGTTGGGGCTGTTGTGGGCTGCACGTCTGGCTACGTTATATCCGGAGACGGTATTGGTGACGCGAACACGGGAACAGGCTGATGCCGTCCAATATGAAGGGATCCACGTCATTGGGCAGGACGGAGATGTGGAGCAGATTCCGGTGCAAGCGGTGGAATCAAACAAAGTGACCGACTCGTTTGATGTCATCATGTTGATGGTAAAACAACGTGATTTCACCACGGCATTTCATCAGGCGCTGTCCACCTGCACACCGGATGGGGTGGTTGTTTGCTGGCAAAACGGTGTGGGCCACGACGCCGTCGCGAAGGAAACTCATCACACTCAAGAAGTATATGGAGCTGTCACCACCGAAGGGGCTTGGCGGGAGAGTATGACAACCGTCCGTCATACCGGTACCGGGCAAACGTGGATGGGACCGCTTCTCGGAAAAAGAGAGGATCATCCGTCTTCATTGCGATCGTTCATCGATCGGGTGGATCGCCGGTGGTGCCCGGTTGCGTTAGAGGATGATATACAACCCCGGATATGGAGAAAATTGATCATCAACAGTGTGATCAATCCGTTGACAGCATTGTTGGAAATAGAAAACGGCGAACTGCTCCGTCTGCCGGACGCCGTAGCATTGATCCGGGAAGCGCTGGAGGAGGGAGTCGCGGTTGTGCGGGCGAAAGGGTTTCGGTTGGAGGTTGACGATATTTTCAATGAGGTGAAAGTGGTTTGTGAAAAGACGGCCACCAACCGGTCCTCGATGTATCAAGATCTGATGCGAGGGCAATTGACGGAGATAGACTGGATCAACGGGGGAATCGTCAAGGAAGGACGCGCTTACGGGATCCCAACCCCTATTCATGAAACCCTGATTCGGTTGATTCATATCAAAGAAAAAAGAAACCGTCGTTAG
- a CDS encoding enoyl-CoA hydratase, with amino-acid sequence MGLVEWERKEGISVLTLNRPEVYNALNFPTLQELNRILQELHHSKATRVVVITGAGEKAFCSGADLKERRTMSEDQVRRFIHLIRETFTMVERLPKPVIAAVNGVALGGGMELALACDLRVADERAVFGLTETSLGIIPGAGGTQRLPRIVGKAKAKELIFTASRISAKEADAIGLVNRVVEKGKALSAALEIAEKINQQAPLALAQAKMAIDYGFEMDLASGLAFETKAYEVLIPTKDRLEGLQAFREKRKPIYLGE; translated from the coding sequence ATGGGCCTGGTAGAGTGGGAACGAAAAGAAGGCATCTCTGTATTGACGCTGAATCGACCTGAAGTGTACAACGCGCTGAACTTTCCGACATTGCAGGAGCTGAACCGTATTCTCCAGGAGTTGCATCATTCCAAAGCCACCAGGGTGGTGGTGATTACCGGAGCGGGTGAGAAGGCCTTCTGTTCCGGTGCGGATCTGAAGGAACGGCGCACGATGTCAGAAGATCAAGTTCGGCGTTTCATCCATCTGATTCGTGAGACATTTACGATGGTGGAACGGCTACCCAAGCCGGTGATCGCTGCAGTAAACGGAGTGGCGTTGGGTGGTGGAATGGAGTTGGCACTGGCTTGTGACCTCCGTGTGGCGGACGAAAGGGCTGTGTTCGGTTTGACGGAGACTTCTCTCGGTATCATCCCGGGCGCGGGGGGGACACAGCGTCTGCCGCGCATCGTGGGCAAAGCCAAAGCCAAGGAGTTGATCTTCACGGCCAGCCGGATCTCGGCCAAGGAAGCGGATGCGATCGGACTCGTCAATCGTGTGGTTGAAAAAGGGAAAGCGTTGTCGGCAGCATTGGAGATAGCCGAGAAAATCAACCAACAAGCACCGCTGGCCCTGGCGCAGGCGAAAATGGCAATCGATTATGGTTTCGAGATGGATTTGGCATCCGGATTGGCCTTCGAAACCAAAGCGTACGAAGTGCTGATTCCAACCAAAGACCGGTTGGAGGGATTACAGGCTTTCAGAGAAAAAAGAAAGCCCATCTATCTGGGTGAGTAA
- the cysK gene encoding cysteine synthase A: protein MDRTGDNGVKTRLKGPFSRAVDHITDLIGKTPLVRLNRLPSPGDAEVYVKLEKFNPGGSVKDRTAYSMILAAEEAGKLKPGATIVEPTSGNTGIGLALVGAARGYRTILVMPDTMSQERINILKAYGAEVVLTPGHERMPGAIRVAKEILEKTPGAFMPLQFENEANPEVHRRTTAREIIEQIGDRLDAFVATAGTGGTITGTGEVLKQHYPNLFIAVVEPKGSPVLAGGKPGPHKIPGTSPGFIPPILNQDIYDEIFHVTDEDAAETARQLARLEGILVGPSSGASVWTALQVARRLGKGKRVVCIAPDTGERYLSTDLFALE from the coding sequence CGTTGGTCCGGCTCAATCGGCTCCCTTCGCCCGGTGACGCCGAGGTATATGTGAAGCTGGAGAAATTCAACCCCGGCGGCAGTGTGAAAGACCGCACCGCATACAGCATGATCTTGGCTGCCGAAGAGGCGGGGAAACTGAAACCGGGTGCCACCATCGTTGAACCCACCAGCGGCAACACCGGCATCGGGCTGGCACTGGTGGGAGCGGCGCGCGGGTATCGGACCATCTTGGTGATGCCGGATACGATGAGCCAAGAACGGATCAACATTTTGAAGGCGTACGGAGCGGAGGTTGTCCTCACTCCCGGTCATGAACGGATGCCCGGTGCGATCCGTGTTGCCAAAGAAATTTTGGAGAAAACGCCCGGTGCATTCATGCCGCTACAGTTTGAAAATGAAGCCAACCCCGAAGTCCATCGGCGGACGACCGCACGGGAAATTATCGAACAGATTGGGGATCGTCTGGATGCGTTCGTGGCGACGGCTGGAACAGGGGGGACCATTACCGGTACGGGTGAAGTGTTGAAACAGCACTATCCCAACCTGTTTATCGCCGTGGTCGAACCGAAGGGATCACCTGTGTTGGCCGGCGGAAAGCCGGGGCCGCACAAGATTCCGGGAACGAGCCCCGGTTTCATCCCGCCGATTTTGAACCAGGACATTTATGACGAGATTTTCCACGTGACGGACGAGGATGCCGCAGAAACGGCCCGGCAACTGGCCCGACTGGAAGGCATCTTGGTGGGGCCGTCCTCTGGCGCATCGGTATGGACTGCATTGCAAGTGGCCAGACGGTTGGGCAAAGGCAAGCGGGTTGTTTGTATCGCCCCGGATACCGGTGAACGGTATTTGAGCACTGATCTGTTCGCATTGGAATGA
- a CDS encoding N-acetyltransferase, whose amino-acid sequence MSNYQVERLKINYKTLEEFQKFREYGLQELSMLEDLQANIIENDSNSPFYGIYLDGNLIARASLYRIDAKYDRYFDPPQDYYELWKLEVLPQYRHQGCGTALVEHAKSLGLPIKTNARCRSDEFWKKMGFVPVKYDPVRDRGENPYVWTPPGVSLKE is encoded by the coding sequence ATGAGCAATTACCAAGTAGAACGGCTCAAGATCAATTATAAAACACTGGAAGAATTCCAAAAGTTCCGTGAGTACGGGTTGCAAGAATTGTCCATGTTGGAAGATTTGCAAGCCAACATCATCGAGAACGACAGCAACTCCCCGTTTTACGGCATTTACTTGGACGGCAACCTGATTGCCCGAGCCAGTTTGTACCGTATTGACGCCAAATACGACCGTTATTTTGATCCGCCGCAAGATTACTATGAGCTTTGGAAGTTGGAAGTGCTCCCTCAGTATCGACATCAAGGCTGCGGCACAGCACTGGTGGAACACGCCAAAAGCTTGGGTTTGCCGATTAAGACCAACGCCCGTTGTCGATCTGATGAATTTTGGAAGAAGATGGGTTTTGTGCCTGTCAAATACGATCCGGTAAGAGATCGGGGAGAAAACCCTTATGTCTGGACACCGCCCGGTGTCAGCCTCAAGGAATGA